A window of Selenomonas ruminantium subsp. lactilytica TAM6421 contains these coding sequences:
- the rplJ gene encoding 50S ribosomal protein L10: protein MANMTKKQAIVAELKDQLTNAKGVVLTSYRGLTVAQDTQLRRELRAAGVTYHVVKNTMLRLAAKEAGIEGFDAHLEGTTAFAFSTEDAIAPAKVICSFIKKNKLDENEVLTVKVGTVEGKVIDANEVKALAELPSREELIAKMLGSMNAPISNTVNVLQGVIRNAVYVLDAVRAQKESA from the coding sequence ATGGCAAATATGACGAAGAAACAGGCTATCGTTGCTGAACTGAAAGATCAGCTGACGAATGCCAAAGGTGTTGTGCTCACGAGCTACCGTGGTCTGACGGTTGCTCAGGATACGCAGCTCCGTCGTGAACTTCGCGCCGCTGGTGTAACGTACCATGTTGTTAAAAACACGATGCTCCGCCTGGCAGCGAAAGAAGCAGGTATCGAAGGCTTCGATGCTCATCTCGAGGGCACCACGGCTTTCGCATTCTCCACGGAGGATGCTATTGCTCCGGCAAAGGTTATCTGCAGCTTCATCAAGAAGAACAAGCTTGATGAAAACGAAGTGCTGACTGTTAAGGTCGGTACGGTAGAGGGCAAGGTCATTGACGCTAACGAAGTCAAGGCTCTGGCTGAACTGCCGTCTCGCGAAGAACTCATCGCCAAGATGCTGGGCAGCATGAATGCTCCTATCAGCAATACGGTCAACGTACTGCAGGGTGTTATTCGCAATGCTGTTTATGTGCTTGACGCTGTTCGCGCTCAGAAGGAATCCGCATAA
- the rplL gene encoding 50S ribosomal protein L7/L12: MTKEEIMEAIENMTVLELSELVKAMEEKFGVSAAAPVAVAAVGGAAAGAAEEKSEFTVMLASAGDKKINVIKAVREATGLGLKEAKALVDGAPAAVKENVAKAEAEELKAKLEEAGATVELK; this comes from the coding sequence ATGACTAAAGAAGAAATCATGGAAGCCATTGAAAACATGACTGTCCTCGAGCTGTCTGAGCTCGTAAAAGCTATGGAAGAAAAGTTCGGCGTTAGCGCTGCTGCTCCGGTTGCAGTTGCTGCTGTTGGTGGCGCTGCTGCAGGTGCTGCTGAAGAAAAGAGCGAGTTCACGGTTATGCTCGCTTCCGCTGGCGACAAGAAGATCAACGTTATCAAAGCTGTTCGCGAAGCTACGGGTCTCGGCCTGAAGGAAGCTAAGGCTCTGGTTGATGGCGCTCCGGCTGCTGTTAAGGAAAACGTTGCTAAGGCTGAAGCTGAAGAACTCAAGGCTAAGCTCGAAGAAGCTGGCGCTACGGTTGAACTGAAGTAA
- a CDS encoding MATE family efflux transporter: protein MQKNLLGRIRKGESFTFGELLLLTWQLSVPAIMAKITTVMMQYIDASMVGMIGSNAAAAIGLVNSTTWLIGGICFAMSMGYTIQLAHAIGAGEDVKARSLVRHGLMAVLVFSLVMGIGSALCSAPLTVFLGGTSEIVHDAAVYLAIYALGLPFLAVNFAAGSMLQASGNMKVPSLLSVLMCVLDVVFNALLIFPSRSVELWGQGIWIPGADLGVAGVACGSVLAEVCCMAAMLYVLLKKSRQLHYRQEKCLPWQGELREAACLGFPIMLEQFVMGSAYVAFTRIVSPLGTVALAANSFAITAESLCYMPGIGVSTAAQTLVGQSVGAGRSKLAQRFGYVSASLGITVMLLMGIVMYICAPLMMGLLSADAAVIQAGAEILRIEAWAEPLFAAGIIVTSIFRGAGETRMPTILNLVAMWGIRIPLAVYLAADYGLTGVWTAMCVELCARGILSLGVLVYRGEGLYHKNKAKIAD, encoded by the coding sequence ATGCAAAAAAATCTTCTAGGACGAATCCGTAAGGGCGAGTCCTTTACTTTTGGTGAGCTGCTGCTCTTGACATGGCAGCTCAGTGTTCCCGCCATCATGGCGAAAATCACCACCGTGATGATGCAGTATATCGATGCTTCCATGGTGGGTATGATTGGTTCTAATGCGGCAGCGGCCATCGGTCTGGTCAATTCCACGACCTGGCTGATTGGCGGCATCTGCTTTGCTATGTCCATGGGCTACACCATCCAGCTGGCACATGCCATTGGCGCCGGTGAGGATGTGAAGGCACGGAGTCTGGTGCGTCATGGCCTGATGGCGGTACTGGTCTTCAGTCTGGTCATGGGGATAGGCAGTGCTTTGTGCAGTGCGCCTTTGACCGTTTTTTTAGGCGGGACGTCTGAAATCGTCCATGATGCGGCGGTATATCTGGCTATATATGCGTTGGGGCTGCCATTTTTGGCAGTGAATTTTGCGGCGGGTTCCATGCTGCAGGCCAGCGGGAATATGAAAGTGCCCAGCCTGCTGAGCGTGCTTATGTGTGTATTGGACGTGGTATTCAACGCCCTGCTGATTTTTCCCAGCCGCAGTGTTGAGCTTTGGGGACAAGGGATCTGGATTCCTGGTGCTGACTTAGGCGTGGCCGGAGTGGCCTGTGGCTCGGTATTGGCCGAAGTATGCTGTATGGCCGCCATGCTCTATGTCCTGCTGAAAAAATCCCGTCAGCTTCATTATCGTCAGGAAAAATGCCTTCCCTGGCAGGGAGAATTGCGGGAAGCAGCCTGTCTGGGGTTCCCCATTATGTTGGAACAGTTTGTCATGGGCAGTGCTTATGTGGCCTTTACACGGATTGTCTCGCCCTTGGGAACTGTGGCACTGGCCGCAAATTCCTTCGCCATCACGGCGGAAAGCCTCTGCTATATGCCGGGTATCGGTGTTTCTACGGCGGCGCAGACTTTAGTGGGGCAGAGCGTGGGCGCCGGTCGCAGCAAGCTGGCCCAACGCTTTGGCTACGTCAGTGCCAGCCTGGGCATCACGGTGATGCTCTTGATGGGCATTGTTATGTACATCTGCGCGCCACTGATGATGGGACTGCTATCTGCGGATGCCGCTGTTATCCAGGCAGGAGCGGAAATCCTACGCATTGAAGCCTGGGCGGAACCGCTTTTTGCCGCTGGCATCATTGTCACCAGTATTTTCCGCGGTGCCGGGGAAACGCGCATGCCCACCATACTGAATTTGGTCGCCATGTGGGGCATACGTATTCCCCTGGCCGTTTATCTGGCTGCAGATTATGGTCTGACCGGAGTTTGGACGGCTATGTGTGTGGAACTCTGTGCCCGTGGTATTTTATCGTTGGGGGTGCTTGTTTACCGTGGTGAGGGGTTGTACCATAAAAATAAAGCGAAAATTGCAGATTAA
- a CDS encoding RidA family protein has product MQVIHTDNAPAAVGPYSQAIKAGNTLYLSGQIAINPAEGKIVATTITEQAEQCCRNIEAVLKAAGTDMSKVVKTTCFLAEIADFKAFNEVYAKHFISKPARSCVAVKDLPAGALCEVEAIVVFD; this is encoded by the coding sequence ATGCAAGTTATCCATACTGATAATGCTCCAGCTGCTGTAGGTCCATACAGTCAGGCTATCAAGGCGGGCAATACCCTTTATCTTTCCGGACAGATTGCCATCAATCCGGCAGAGGGAAAGATTGTGGCGACGACAATCACTGAGCAGGCTGAGCAATGCTGCCGGAATATCGAAGCTGTGCTGAAGGCAGCCGGTACCGATATGAGCAAGGTGGTCAAGACGACCTGTTTCCTGGCTGAGATTGCTGATTTCAAGGCATTCAACGAAGTTTATGCCAAACATTTCATCAGCAAGCCTGCCAGAAGCTGCGTGGCGGTCAAAGACCTACCGGCAGGCGCTTTGTGCGAAGTAGAAGCAATCGTAGTTTTTGATTAA
- a CDS encoding AbrB family transcriptional regulator, protein MQDFLLTIIIATCGGFLLEQINAPLPWTLGPIIAVSLTAMALKRKLRWPLWLRNIALIPLGYSMGRPFTLETGQAILNQLPFMLLATFVTICAGIFSAWLMYRRTKINLTSCLLGCVPGGLSQMVILAAEMKEADLTAVTIMQTMRMLSVVFVIPFLAIHVLPSAGQSAHLLAVEHTGNLLIFALVAVAGAVIGKAIHLPTATLLGPLLATAIYIVCSGHTAPVIPVHYLNMAQICVGSYIGSSIDLRKIRDYQGMGPVLIGSVLLVLAVSMGMGVLLSLLTPSDIATTFLSTAPGGLAEIGITALVVGADSSTMTAYQLTRLLFIMLCYPCIVRMILRKRGL, encoded by the coding sequence TTGCAGGATTTTCTTCTCACCATCATAATTGCCACTTGTGGCGGTTTTCTGCTGGAGCAGATAAATGCTCCCTTACCCTGGACGTTAGGGCCCATCATCGCCGTTTCCCTTACGGCGATGGCATTGAAGCGAAAGCTGCGCTGGCCCCTTTGGCTCCGCAATATCGCCCTGATTCCACTGGGCTATTCCATGGGCCGCCCCTTTACGCTGGAAACAGGACAGGCCATCCTAAACCAGCTGCCCTTTATGCTGCTGGCAACCTTTGTCACCATCTGTGCCGGCATCTTTTCAGCCTGGTTGATGTACCGCCGGACGAAGATCAACCTGACCAGCTGCCTTTTGGGCTGCGTCCCCGGCGGCCTGTCCCAGATGGTGATCCTGGCAGCGGAAATGAAAGAAGCTGACCTGACGGCGGTCACCATCATGCAGACCATGCGCATGCTGTCCGTGGTCTTCGTGATTCCCTTTCTGGCCATCCATGTGCTGCCCTCTGCGGGGCAATCGGCGCATCTTTTGGCAGTAGAGCATACCGGCAACCTGCTGATCTTCGCCCTGGTGGCAGTGGCTGGCGCAGTCATTGGCAAGGCGATTCATCTGCCTACAGCCACGCTTTTAGGCCCGCTATTGGCCACGGCCATCTATATCGTCTGTTCCGGACACACCGCCCCCGTCATTCCGGTGCATTACCTGAATATGGCCCAGATCTGCGTGGGCAGCTATATCGGCAGCAGCATCGACCTGCGGAAGATCCGGGACTATCAGGGCATGGGGCCGGTACTGATCGGCAGCGTCCTGCTGGTACTGGCCGTGTCCATGGGCATGGGCGTCCTCCTTTCCCTGCTCACCCCATCAGATATTGCCACCACCTTCCTTTCTACCGCCCCCGGCGGCCTAGCTGAGATTGGCATCACGGCTTTGGTGGTGGGTGCTGACAGTTCCACCATGACCGCTTATCAGCTGACCAGATTGCTCTTTATTATGCTCTGTTATCCCTGTATCGTAAGGATGATCCTAAGGAAAAGAGGACTGTGA
- the htpG gene encoding molecular chaperone HtpG has translation MAKETHEFQAETKQLLDLMIHSIYTNHEIFLRELISNASDAIDKVHFASLTNRDILEGDDSYEIFLEPDKENHTLTIRDNGIGMSRQEVIENIGTIAKSGTKAFMEQLKKAKEASEGGEGNTDKELIGQFGVGFYSAFMVAEKVVIETRKAGETEGTRWESTGDGSYSIEECDKEKRGTSITITLGKEFFGDDAESDFTENYTLERLVKKYSDYVRYPIKMNFEHEETPKDDEGKEIEGAEKIKTIECRTLNSMQPLWTKNKSDITEEEYNEFFKNQFHEWEKPMEVFHTKAEGSVEYTALLAIPSRAPFNLYHTDYEPGVQLYSRHVFIMDKCKDLLPDYLRFMKGLVDSPDLSLNISRELLQQSRELKVIGKALEKNILKSLARKLKNKREDYEKFWNEFGKSLKIGVYNSMYAGSDTIDKLKDLLLFMSSKEGKLVTLKEYVERMPESQKKIYYATAKDKETIEHLPQMETLRDKGLEVLYLLDPVDEFCIETLREYEGKSFHSISRGDLDLDDAESQEVKKETEDIQKKNDDLLKDIKEALGDKVADVKVSARLKSSAVCLVADEAGPSLSMEQTFAEMNNPMFKAQRILEINPHHELFTRLQGLHEAGKDSADFKDYCDLLYTQALLIEGILPENPVDFANKVAKLMAK, from the coding sequence ATGGCTAAAGAAACCCATGAATTTCAAGCGGAAACAAAACAGCTTTTGGATTTGATGATTCATTCCATCTATACCAACCACGAGATTTTCCTGCGGGAGCTTATCTCCAACGCGTCAGACGCCATTGATAAGGTACACTTTGCAAGCCTGACCAACCGCGATATCCTCGAAGGGGATGACAGCTACGAGATCTTCCTCGAGCCGGACAAGGAAAACCATACCCTGACCATCCGCGATAACGGTATCGGCATGAGCCGTCAGGAAGTCATCGAAAATATCGGTACCATCGCCAAATCCGGCACCAAGGCCTTTATGGAACAGCTCAAGAAGGCCAAGGAAGCCAGTGAAGGCGGCGAGGGCAATACGGACAAGGAACTCATCGGCCAGTTTGGTGTCGGCTTCTATTCTGCCTTCATGGTGGCAGAAAAGGTGGTGATTGAAACCCGCAAGGCCGGCGAAACAGAAGGCACCCGTTGGGAATCCACAGGCGATGGTTCCTATAGCATCGAAGAATGCGATAAGGAAAAACGCGGCACTAGCATCACCATCACCTTGGGCAAGGAATTCTTCGGTGACGATGCTGAATCCGACTTCACGGAAAACTATACGCTGGAACGCCTGGTCAAGAAGTACAGCGACTATGTGCGTTACCCCATCAAGATGAACTTCGAGCATGAGGAAACACCGAAGGACGATGAGGGCAAGGAAATCGAAGGCGCTGAGAAGATCAAGACCATCGAATGCCGCACCCTGAACTCCATGCAGCCTCTTTGGACGAAGAATAAGTCTGATATCACGGAAGAAGAGTATAACGAATTCTTCAAGAATCAGTTCCACGAATGGGAAAAGCCCATGGAAGTGTTCCATACCAAGGCAGAAGGCTCCGTAGAATATACGGCTTTGTTGGCCATTCCGTCCCGTGCGCCGTTCAACCTCTATCATACGGACTATGAACCGGGCGTGCAGCTCTATTCCCGTCATGTGTTCATCATGGACAAGTGCAAGGATCTGCTGCCGGATTACCTGCGCTTCATGAAGGGCCTTGTGGATTCCCCGGATCTTTCCCTGAATATTTCCCGTGAACTCCTGCAGCAGAGCCGCGAACTCAAGGTTATCGGCAAGGCGCTGGAGAAGAACATCCTGAAATCCCTGGCCCGCAAGCTCAAGAACAAGCGTGAGGACTATGAGAAGTTCTGGAACGAATTCGGCAAGTCCCTGAAAATCGGTGTTTATAACAGCATGTATGCTGGCAGCGATACCATCGACAAGCTCAAAGACCTGCTGCTCTTTATGAGCTCCAAGGAAGGCAAACTGGTTACGCTCAAGGAATATGTGGAGCGTATGCCGGAAAGCCAGAAGAAGATTTACTATGCAACGGCTAAGGACAAGGAAACCATCGAGCATCTGCCCCAGATGGAAACCCTGCGCGACAAGGGCCTTGAAGTGCTCTATCTGCTCGATCCGGTAGATGAGTTCTGCATCGAAACCCTGCGGGAATACGAGGGCAAGAGCTTCCATTCCATCAGCCGTGGCGATCTCGATCTCGACGATGCTGAAAGTCAGGAAGTCAAGAAGGAAACGGAAGACATCCAGAAGAAGAATGATGATCTCTTAAAGGACATCAAGGAAGCTCTGGGCGATAAGGTCGCAGATGTTAAGGTTTCTGCCCGCCTGAAATCCAGTGCCGTCTGCCTCGTGGCCGACGAAGCCGGCCCGTCCCTGTCCATGGAACAGACCTTTGCGGAAATGAACAACCCCATGTTCAAGGCTCAGCGTATTCTGGAAATCAACCCGCATCATGAGCTCTTCACGAGACTGCAGGGCCTCCATGAAGCTGGTAAGGACAGCGCCGACTTCAAGGATTACTGCGATCTGCTCTATACGCAGGCACTCCTGATTGAAGGCATCCTGCCGGAAAATCCGGTGGACTTCGCCAACAAGGTAGCCAAACTCATGGCAAAATAA
- the glmS gene encoding glutamine--fructose-6-phosphate transaminase (isomerizing), which yields MCGIVGYVGDKEAAGFLLEGLAKLEYRGYDSAGIAVFDGEKIGVEKSVGRLAALRDKLKGHELKGTMGIGHTRWATHGRPSDKNSHPHTDCSGDFVVVHNGIIENYLSLKEDLIEKGHNFKSETDTEVVAHLLEEVYNGDFVASVREVLRRIEGSYSLVFMSSKHPGTLIATKQDNPLVIGVGEGENFIASDIPAIIQRTRRTYILNDGELAVLTKDSIKISNRQGEPVTKKIFEVNWNAEAAEKGGYEHFMLKEIHEQPKAVRDTMSQRISKDGKTIVMDELKWDADYLNSFNKIYIVACGTAYHAGMVGKYYIEKLARTVVEVDVASEFRYREPIVDENTLFIAVSQSGETSDTLAAMKESKRLGAKTLAITNVVGSSIAREADQVLYTWAGPEIAVASTKAYTTQIVLFFMLALYMAEIKKTVAAERVAELIGQLQKIPAQISETLSDVEPLKTFAKRYGFNDDVFYIGRGLDYHVALEGSLKLKEISYIHAEAYAAGELKHGTLALIVEGVPVIALATQKSVYEKTLSNIKEVKARDAVVIGIATEGDEELEKYVDHVMKVPETDELVIPILTVVPLQLLAYYAAITRGCDVDKPRNLAKSVTVE from the coding sequence ATGTGTGGTATCGTAGGTTATGTCGGTGACAAAGAGGCAGCAGGCTTCCTGCTGGAAGGTCTGGCCAAGCTGGAGTATCGTGGTTACGACTCTGCTGGTATTGCTGTCTTTGACGGAGAGAAGATCGGCGTGGAGAAGAGTGTAGGCCGTCTGGCCGCTCTGCGTGACAAGCTGAAAGGTCACGAGCTCAAGGGCACCATGGGTATCGGTCATACCCGCTGGGCAACCCATGGCCGTCCGTCCGACAAGAACTCCCATCCCCATACGGATTGCTCCGGGGATTTCGTGGTGGTTCACAACGGCATCATCGAAAACTACCTGTCCCTGAAGGAAGACCTGATCGAGAAAGGTCATAACTTCAAATCTGAGACGGATACGGAAGTAGTGGCTCATCTGCTGGAAGAAGTCTACAATGGTGACTTTGTGGCTTCTGTACGGGAGGTATTGCGCCGGATTGAAGGCTCTTACTCCCTGGTGTTCATGAGCAGCAAGCATCCGGGCACGCTGATTGCCACCAAGCAGGACAACCCGCTGGTCATCGGCGTGGGCGAGGGCGAGAACTTCATCGCTTCCGATATCCCTGCCATCATCCAGCGTACCCGCCGCACTTACATCCTGAACGATGGCGAACTGGCTGTTCTGACCAAGGACAGCATCAAGATCTCCAACCGTCAGGGTGAGCCTGTGACCAAGAAGATCTTCGAGGTCAACTGGAATGCGGAAGCTGCCGAGAAGGGCGGCTACGAGCATTTCATGCTCAAGGAAATCCATGAACAGCCGAAGGCTGTCCGTGACACCATGAGCCAGCGCATCTCCAAGGACGGCAAGACTATCGTCATGGATGAGCTGAAATGGGATGCAGACTATCTCAATTCCTTCAACAAGATTTATATCGTGGCCTGCGGCACGGCTTATCATGCCGGCATGGTGGGTAAATATTATATCGAGAAACTGGCCCGTACGGTGGTGGAAGTGGATGTTGCTTCCGAGTTCCGTTATCGTGAACCCATCGTGGATGAGAACACGCTGTTCATCGCGGTTTCCCAGTCCGGTGAGACCAGTGATACGCTGGCAGCCATGAAGGAGTCCAAGCGTCTTGGCGCCAAGACGCTTGCCATCACCAATGTGGTTGGCTCTTCCATCGCCCGTGAGGCAGATCAGGTGCTTTACACCTGGGCTGGCCCGGAAATCGCCGTGGCTTCCACGAAGGCTTACACGACGCAGATCGTATTGTTCTTCATGCTGGCCCTCTACATGGCTGAGATCAAGAAGACGGTGGCTGCTGAACGCGTAGCTGAACTCATTGGCCAGCTCCAGAAGATTCCGGCACAGATCAGCGAAACGCTGTCTGATGTGGAACCCTTGAAGACCTTTGCGAAGCGCTATGGCTTCAATGATGATGTGTTCTACATTGGCCGTGGCCTGGACTACCATGTAGCGCTGGAAGGTTCCCTGAAGCTCAAGGAAATCTCCTATATCCATGCTGAGGCTTATGCTGCCGGCGAGCTCAAGCATGGGACGCTGGCTCTGATTGTGGAAGGCGTGCCTGTTATCGCGCTGGCTACCCAGAAGAGTGTCTATGAAAAGACGCTTTCCAACATCAAGGAAGTCAAAGCCCGTGATGCTGTGGTTATCGGTATCGCTACCGAAGGCGATGAGGAACTGGAGAAATATGTGGATCATGTGATGAAGGTTCCGGAGACGGATGAACTGGTCATCCCGATCCTGACGGTTGTTCCGCTGCAGCTTCTGGCATATTATGCCGCCATCACCCGTGGCTGCGATGTGGATAAGCCGCGTAACCTGGCTAAATCTGTTACCGTCGAGTAA
- a CDS encoding ribosomal L7Ae/L30e/S12e/Gadd45 family protein translates to MTLEALKNANRVIGIKQVAKAVKRGNAKEVFIAKDAEARVTEPLMALCEEQQVPVSQESTMQELGTACGIEVGAAAAAVIGQ, encoded by the coding sequence ATGACACTGGAAGCACTGAAAAATGCCAATCGGGTGATTGGTATCAAGCAGGTTGCCAAGGCAGTGAAGCGAGGAAATGCCAAAGAGGTTTTCATCGCGAAAGATGCTGAGGCAAGGGTAACGGAACCGCTGATGGCCCTCTGTGAAGAACAGCAGGTGCCAGTGAGTCAGGAATCCACGATGCAGGAGCTGGGGACAGCTTGTGGCATTGAGGTGGGTGCGGCGGCAGCGGCAGTTATCGGTCAGTAA
- the rpsL gene encoding 30S ribosomal protein S12, with product MPTINQLVRKSRKSMQEKSKAPALKNCPQKRGVCTRVYTSTPKKPNSALRKVARVRLTNSIEVTAYIPGIGHNLQEHSVVLIRGGRVKDLPGVRYHIIRGSLDTAGVQDRAQGRSKYGAKRAKKK from the coding sequence ATGCCTACTATCAACCAGTTAGTTCGTAAGAGCAGAAAGAGCATGCAGGAAAAGTCCAAAGCACCAGCACTTAAGAATTGCCCGCAGAAACGCGGCGTTTGCACTCGTGTTTACACGTCTACGCCGAAAAAGCCGAACTCGGCACTGCGTAAGGTAGCTCGTGTTCGTCTGACGAATAGCATCGAAGTTACCGCATATATTCCGGGCATTGGTCATAATCTTCAGGAGCATAGTGTTGTTCTGATCCGCGGCGGTCGTGTAAAGGACCTGCCAGGTGTTCGTTACCACATCATCCGTGGTTCTCTCGATACTGCCGGCGTGCAGGATCGTGCTCAGGGCCGCTCCAAGTATGGTGCGAAACGCGCAAAGAAAAAATAA
- the rpsG gene encoding 30S ribosomal protein S7 — MPRKGAVPKRDVLPDPVYHSKTVTKFINKVMLSGKKSVAERVVYDAFETIRAKTGKDPLEVFETALKNVMPVLEVRARRVGGANYQVPVEVRPDRRMTLGIRWIVNYARLRGEKTMDERLSGELMDAANNTGAAIKKKEDTHKMAEANKAFAHYRW, encoded by the coding sequence ATGCCAAGAAAAGGTGCCGTACCTAAGCGTGATGTACTGCCGGATCCGGTGTACCACAGCAAAACGGTTACGAAATTCATCAATAAAGTAATGCTTTCCGGTAAGAAGAGCGTTGCTGAACGCGTTGTATATGATGCGTTCGAAACGATCCGTGCTAAAACGGGCAAGGATCCTCTGGAAGTTTTTGAGACGGCTCTGAAGAACGTTATGCCGGTTCTCGAAGTTCGTGCTCGCCGCGTCGGTGGTGCTAACTACCAGGTGCCGGTTGAGGTTCGTCCTGACCGTCGCATGACGCTGGGCATTCGCTGGATCGTCAACTACGCACGTCTCCGTGGCGAAAAGACCATGGATGAACGTCTCTCCGGCGAACTCATGGATGCTGCCAACAACACTGGCGCAGCTATCAAGAAGAAGGAAGATACGCACAAGATGGCCGAGGCCAACAAGGCATTCGCTCATTATCGTTGGTAA